DNA from Manduca sexta isolate Smith_Timp_Sample1 unplaced genomic scaffold, JHU_Msex_v1.0 HiC_scaffold_475, whole genome shotgun sequence:
TGGGTTACACAACAAAATCCCCCAACAGGTAAACTACCAAGTCCTGAGAAACCATCCGTCACCGGACGAGACTTCAACATCCACACTCGGAGAAGACTTCAAGTCATACAAAGTAAATCTTCCTAAAGAGATCGACGATGCCTCTACTACATACGATGCCAACTCCATACTCTTCGACGAGACTTCCATAGCGCCTAGCGAGATGTCGGTATACTGTGGCAcactgaagaagaagaagaccAGGAGCAAGGAGGAGAAGCAGCTGAGGGACTTCGACATGTGGCAGGCTAGCAATGTGGAGGTTATGCAGGTTGGTATGATTTGGAGACATTACCACGCATAAGCTCATAATTAATAGACCTTGTATTCAGTAACATAGAGTCCAGGTAATGTAGAAGAGCTCTGAGACTCGGTCGAAAGCTCGGCAGAAAAGAAAGAATTGACccttgttattaaaatataaaaccacaaTTGCACTATTGTGACTCATGCCGAATTCCTGATTAAAATATTCGTTctgcaaattatttaaaatatgtttctcaTTCTGTAGAACCTCCTAAGCAGAAGTGGGACTCTAGACGAGCAAATCAAGTGGGAGGCTATTGCGACAGCTCGCGGACTTTGCACCCTGACCGACAGCTGCACCTGTGGCGACTGTACCGGTGCCAAGTACCTGGCCGGAGTCGCTGATGGCGACGGGGGGCTTGGGGCAGCGCCACTCTTCAACGCTATTAGTGTCGGATGCCAGATACAGTGAACGGTGAACGGTAAACGTGGTGGTGGCGGTTAAGGCGAGCTAGGTTTGATTTTAGATCGAAGGCAATTAAGTCTCAGCTTTGCTCGGTTATAACCATCAATTCTTGATATTGGGAGCATTGCAGTTTTCTAACGAAACGATGTTTAGGGTCGGAGAAGCTTTTGATTGGAAGGGGGTATTTTCGAATCTTGAAATGGGTCTCTAACTATTTTTTAAGCTATCAGCTTAAAGATTGATAGTCGAGTGGTCTAATTTGAAGCTAGCTTGTCAAAGGAAAGaatatttattctatgtaaGGTTTTTAAGAATACGTTTTTAGCACTGATTCCTaagtttctaataataatatttttttcttatacacTCGGACGAGTTGATTGATCTTATCTTAATCCGCCACTGCCACGCACATAAGTTTCTGCAGTTTTTGCAGATTTTCTACGATTCTCCaaatctcaatatttttttactgcacTATGGAACGAGAGAGAAGAGAGGCTGAAAGGTTTAAAAGGATTTTTGCTgaaaaatattgagttttttagatttagtaatatttttcatctacagttttaaaaaaacttgtatttttttattaaatctttttcttttattataataaaaaaaatactgaattcATTATTGAATTACCAGACAAATGTCGAGTCTgaattgtgtaaataatttgcaagatttttaaaattggcgcttatttttaacaaaggcggggttagattatttttttactatttgtaaCTAAGTGTGAAATAAACAGTTTTTAGTCAtacggtattaaaaaaaatctcttataaatattattagttttccaAAATATTCAGGTATAAAATATAAGCTTCATAGTTATACTAAGAGATGACTTCATTCGCTCTGacggtaatatttattaaatatattcaaacacatttttttataactgatgATATTTATATGCGTCAGTTTACGATATAATATGATTAACTTCTTATGaattaacataaatcataatcacACTGCCGAGaaagcatataaaataatgcactATTTGTATTCAGTAATcacatattttactaatatattttttacactacctcaattttttaactataaacattttaaacgggtaattaaaaacaaattgagtcaataattattCCGAAATCGTTAAATTTCAacacaatttaaatttcgaataccgTAAGAAGTGACGAtacgtattgtttttttttttaatgtatacttACCAACCTGACGCGTTTGCGTAAATAACgcattttcattgaaatttctctaatttaaatattactatggCTGAGTAAAAGGCCTTTTGTTTAAGTTATCGtggttg
Protein-coding regions in this window:
- the LOC115448623 gene encoding uncharacterized protein LOC115448623 → MAPVKFGLFKARSRDYQEQPSTENLLHTSYSTDHVGTPQSPIPSTSKGITEERPLPELVFSADSDDEGSPTTPVRRPSETSTVDEAQVNYQVLRNHPSPDETSTSTLGEDFKSYKVNLPKEIDDASTTYDANSILFDETSIAPSEMSVYCGTLKKKKTRSKEEKQLRDFDMWQASNVEVMQNLLSRSGTLDEQIKWEAIATARGLCTLTDSCTCGDCTGAKYLAGVADGDGGLGAAPLFNAISVGCQIQ